From the Cucumis sativus cultivar 9930 chromosome 5, Cucumber_9930_V3, whole genome shotgun sequence genome, the window CTGAAGCTGTTTTGGTAAGTCCATTTTTCATGGACTATTTTCATGCATTCATGagctaaataattttgtaacaatggtattttaattatctatgCAACTGAGATCctcttttgtaaaaatttcttagtcttttgtgaaatttttcatctctctttttgtaCTCTTGCTTGGTATTGGTAGTTGcaactttgttttaaaatatgtaactATCTGCATGTTGTTTGATGCAGGATAATGCGGTTAATCTGTTATGCACCTTGATAGATTTCTTCCCCTTCACAATCCATCGTCATTATGACTCTGTAAGTGCTTTAACAAATAATGTGATATTGATTCtgttttaaattacaattttggaACTCTGGTAGCTTTCTGACTTTTCTGTTCACTGGTGATGTAATCTAAGCTTCCgaagtttgttattattatcgttattatttttaatttgatttagtttaatttttttccttcacaaAAAAACTGCTATAAAAAACTGGAAAGAGAGTGTTTGTATTACCATTAGAAgctgaaataattaaattttctccCATAATTGCACTCAACATCTTCAGCACATATGGCTTCATGCTGTCACTTGTCAGCATGTTGTTTATCTATAGATCACTATCTTTGTAATTCAAAAACTGACAAAGTTTAAATTCCATgccaaatagaaaaaaaggatttaTGTTGAAatagttgattttgtttcttcctgATGAATTGGATATATTCTATAGGCCGAAGCTGcaattgtttcaaaaatattttcaggaAGTGTAGTTCTAACATGCTGAAGGTACTGTGCCTCTTATGTAGTTTTAATCATAGTACAGTAGATATTAACGTCAAATGTCCCCATAATTTTCTCgtgttttatatttcaaatttagaagcTTGCCCATTGCCTGCATCACTTCCAAAATCAAAAGGAGACGAAGATAGCTGGTCTTTACTAATTCAGAAGATTTTGTTATCCATCAATAGTCACTTGAATGAGGCCTTCCAAGGCATCGGTGAAGGTATACTGAACTGTAAAACAAGTAAAGCTATctcaatttatgaaaatggTGACAATGATgcatttgaatgttttttgtAGATTCAAAAGGCATTGAAGTTGTAAGGTTACTGATTCTACCAGGAAAAGATCCTCCACCACCTTTAGGTTGTTGTTCACAATCAGAAGGTTCCTtggacaaaataaaaaagagctCAGAGCGGATGTTAACATCTAGTATTTCAACCTTGATGGTTTGCTGTTCCACAATGATAACAAGTTCATACAACCATCAGTAGCAACACGTCATCCATTTTTTGTTATGCTCATATTAAAAGAGGAAATGTTCCCCTCTATATGAATCTATATACATCTACTGTGACACCTcactttcttaattaatataatgaaataaagaaagtggTGTTAAATTGAtctttatttgtattatatcAGGTGGCAGTTCCCATTCGCCCGTTATTAGCTCTTGTTGAGAGAGTGCTGACGATGGATGGTTCTTTGCCACCCACTTCAGTGCCATTTATGACATCTCTGCAGCAAGAATCAATGTGTTTAGAACTTCCGGTGCTGCATTCAGTCAGTTTGGATCTCCTCGTTCCATCATTAAGAGCCTTCGCAGTGAGGCATCTACTATTCAACTACACGACTATATACCATAAAACCTTTATGCAGACCCAGACTTTTTCAGTAATCAATACCCATCCATAAACATATCACATGTGCTTTCTTCCACCTCTACAAGATGCGATCAACAATGATCTTTCATGTTATATGAATACGAAAATGATCCAATGTATACAAAGTTTCCACTTAGATAAGTTGGAAGAAAATGTGTGAAGTCTAGCCTGTCAATTGCCActgaaaaaaatatggatgccatattttgtttatataattattattaaattccTTTTCAGTCAATTGTTGCCACATGCTGCATCAATTGTACGACTCATTGTGAAGTACTTCAAGAAGTGTGTCTCTGCAGAACTGAGAGTAAAAGTCTACGCAGTTGCTAAGTCATTGATGACGTCTTTGGGTGTTGGTAAGAATTATATTGTGTTTCATTTGCATGgagataattataattattgttttaatgtcTATATGGAAACATTGTTTTGGATGTATACTTATTCAATGCCGCATTTGAATCAGGAATGGCTGCATCTCTTTCTCGAGATGTGATTGACAATGTACTAGGTGATTTGAACCCTGTAAATAATGAGAGTTCTGATCCATCTAATGTGAATCCAAAGGACACGCAAAGAGATTACCGCAACACCATAATAAGAGAAAACGCCCTTCAGTTCCCACTTCCATGAAAGGCAGCACGAGAGGAATGAACCAGAGGACATTACCAGCAGCTGTAGCTATACCTCAGTCCACTTGAGGATAGCTGCACTTGAGGCTTTGAAGACTCTTCTTACATCGGTGGgcattatatatttatttgtctctttggttaattattttgcatacgaatttattaaaaaagttattaatgggaatatttttggttcatttgtGTCAAATGGTTTTTAACTGCTGActgctttatttatttatttgtttgtttttttcgtTGATTATTTGTATAGGCTGGTGCTTTGAGATCTGAAGAAGGATGGCGTGCAAAAGTTGAACATCTTTTAATAACAACTGCAACATCTTCTCTTCAATGGCCACGAGCCTCGACGACACCTTTTCCAAGCCAATGAATCTATTGAGGTTTGGGTGGATTATCAGTTGGCGGCATTTCATGCACTACTGGCTTCTTTTTTGTCTGCTGTCCATGTACGCCCACTGGCTTTGGCTCAAGGTCTCGAGCTCTTTCGTAAAGGTAAATCTCTTTTGATATTTCGTTTGATCATGTGGAAGGCTGGGTTTGAGAACGAGGATGCTAGATCACCTTATTTATGAGTCAAACTGATAggcattttcttcttcaggTAAACAAGAAAATGGAACCAAACTTGGTGAGTTTTGTGCCATGCTCTCTTAGCCATGGAGGTTCTAATACATCCGAGGGTCCTTCCCCTCTCGGATTTCTTGCCATTGCGCTTGAGCTCTCCTGAACCACAAGCTGCCTTTAAATTCCAGGAAGATCTGTACTTCAACAGTAACGATTCTAGAAATTGTTGAAGGTCGGCCCGCAAAGCATGGAGCAGATGGCCTCCGAGGCTCTAATTAGTGATGATGTGGTAGATAACAATGAAATGACGTATAGCACCTCAAATGATATTGAAAAGGAGCCCTCTGCAAATGCATAGCGAATATAGAAATGCCCAAGAGAACCGAACAGGCCACTGCAGCAGCCATCTCAGAAGTAGGGTTGTAGCGGAAGATGACGTTGAATTTGCTAATGCAAGTATGAATAGTTCCCCCATGTCATCAAAATCAGATAAAATCGAAGATTTTGACGGGATTCGAGCTCGAATTTATTGCTAGAAGATGACTTTCCTGATATTATTGATGCAGATCCTGATACAGACTATGAAGAGTGAAAAAGGTATTGTCAATCATTGACtcaattttgtagttttaagGCTTAAGGGTGTTGTTCAgaactcaaaatcaattattattgttgtttctaTTCATGTAGCCATAGATGGCTTGAACTGATGATCGAGAATggttatgtatataaaaaggTGAAAGTTagacaaatttcaaaagctttGATTGCTAGTTTCtgataaattttctttcaatcatttttatttttttcattcttagaTAATGGGGTGCCGATTTGCAATATACGTTAGGACAACGATTAGATGCATTATAGAATATACCATCTTTTAAGTAATGTATTAGATACGGTAGGACAACGATTAGAATGTATTATAGAATATACCATCTCGTAAGTAATATGGTATCTTTTTGAAGTCCTAAAATGTTGAGGATAAATTTGTGGGTATTACAATCTCGAGATGTAGTTAAGATCAACAATATCTAAATAGgcaattaaataaacaatgtCTAAATAGACGATTAAATGAACCCTTTAGAAAGagagcaaaaataaaatgacagagtgaagtttctttaaaaaaactttttaaaaattattgttttgataatAACTGATCGTAGTTAACTACTAGTGCTCAGTCTCTTTTACATCTTACTCTAACTTATCATCATGtttgaatcaatttttaaCTTATCATCATGTTTGAATCAATTTTAGGGTTAAGTGAATGTCAAGTGAATGTATTTTGTTCTTACAACATATGTGTTAAGTGAATGTATTTTGTTCAAACTCAATTaatttaggaaaaatgttttaaataaaaactatttaaaacatttacaaatattaaaatttatatgtttattagtatttttgttaattaattttgaaattttagtctgttttgtaaatatggtttattttgctattttgaaacaatccatttgaatgttgttttgtttaaattattagaattgTATTATTGGATAAAAgacatttaaaaatagcaaatattaaaactatttatacaaaattcctcaaacttttcatatatttaagtttttctttaaaattatatttcataaatagtttttttttatccataacaaattttcatgatAAATGGTAAAGCatattaaatatgtaaatagtTCAACTCAGTTAATTGTAATTTGGTCATATCAtactaaaaaagttatatgtATGTTATTTAAAAGAGTTCATATCATAcagtttcttaaattttaggtaCCAAACTTATAAgatacaaaaatcaaagtttaaaaatagaaagtaaatattttggcattctatttctaaaaaaaaactccttataataattactagtaaaaaaaaaagttggttgattttcattttttttttaatctcaacCTTTCATGTTAAACTTtatataaagatttttttttaaatgacaatTTAACAGtaagattttatattatatcaatttgataaatattgatagacattaatatgataataaatatgatagatattcatatgtttttatctgacaataatagaagtttatttagtttatctcgttaataaaatctaaaatgttTGTCtatgatgaatattttagtttatttttgtatttaaaaaatatcctcCAAAAAACGTAATTTTTTTCCactaaaagttattaaaatttaataacaagAGTTGGTGAATTGctacattttatttcatttatatgtCATTTACATCCCATTGTAATTtacagattttttttttcaaatggtaTGGGTAAGTAATCAGTGCGGTTTAGTGTAAGGATTagttatattcaaattatagCAAACTATCTTAATTTGAAACTTAACGGCGTCAACGACAAGCAACGGCGTCAACGACAAGCAACGGCTACATTTTTAGGTTTATTTACTTCATTCAACTCTCAAAACAATCTCCGTCGCAATTTCTCTCtagaattttcttcttccgcCTCCGTGCACAGCGTCGAATCTCCAAACCCTAATTATAAATGCAATTCCGATCCACAAATTCTTATGCTACCTCGATCCCTCTTTGGGAGCTTCTATTCCCTAATCTTTGATGTCTTGCTTCGTCTGCGGTTGAGGATCTCGGAGGACCGGAGTCACGGGAGGTCGCTGATTTGGATGAAGCCATGAGTCGATTGATGCTCCCTTTTTCATCTCCTAAGAAGAATTCCAAATCCTTGGATGTGGCTGATGCTGCTCCTGCCTATCATTTTTCATCCGCTTGATTTCCTTCCCTTTCTGGTTCAGCTTATTCTGCTCTCGATAGGGTTTCCGAGGATGCTATCAATCAGGTTGATCAGTTCCTTCGTGAGGCTTTGCATAACCCTCGGAGCGTCTATCAAGTAAGTTGTTTATTTAGCTTTCCTTTATTGTAGATGGTCAATGGTGTATTGGTTTCAGGAGTTGTCTAATGTCATGTTCTGTAGAGGAGGAGATAGTTAAAAGTTGCTAGCTACGGCCTTCTCGAAGGTGGGCTGGAAGTGGCTGGTTGCTTCCCGGATTTGTAGGCTTTTAGTTTGTTCTAGTCTTTCGAATGCCTCATTTAAATCAATggtattagaaatttagaagtaTTATTGCCAAAAACTACATGGTGGATTTCATGAAGATGTGATATATGTTTGGAACAGTATGTGAAACTATGTGACATGATGTGCTTTTAGGTAATCCAAGACAAAGGTTGGATGGTTGTAAGACAATCTTGGGAAGATGTGTGGACTAGTGGAGGGTTTTTGGTTTAACCGTTTTTCTAGTCGGTACGGGTGGTGGATTCGAAGAATTAATTGCTGAAGGAGTTGTAGGACTTAAAAGCTGGGTTGCAAAATGAATGCAAGACGAAATTtagaagatggagaagaaagggagATTTTGTTGCTATTGGATGTTCTGAATACTTAGAgctaaatgatgaaaataaaataatttacgaGCTAAACTTTTGCTGTGATTGGCGATGAATTCCGTCATGGGGGAAGGCATGCAGTCTCTGATTATCATCCCCTTGGCCCTTAGGCTTTTTAAATGAGGCTTTTTCCgtcttaataatatttcttgtttctcatCAAGAAGATAAATGGAGTTATATCTTTTCAGCCTACCAAGCaaattgtttctaaaaaaaaactatcactaTCTAAAAGCATTAGGAATTAAATTTACTGTAGTCAAGAAGATGCTCAGTAACTGGAAAGCATTTTTACCTGTTTTGACACTGAAGCTTCgttaaaccaaaagaaaaaggagacaACCT encodes:
- the LOC116403953 gene encoding uncharacterized protein LOC116403953 encodes the protein MLKVLCLLCSFNHSTVDINVKCPHNFLVFYISNLEACPLPASLPKSKGDEDSWSLLIQKILLSINSHLNEAFQGIGEDSKGIEVVRLLILPGKDPPPPLGCCSQSEGSLDKIKKSSERMLTSSISTLMVCCSTMITSSYNHQVAVPIRPLLALVERVLTMDGSLPPTSVPFMTSLQQESMCLELPVLHSVSLDLLVPSLRAFAVRHLLFNYTTIYHKTFMQTQTFSVINTHP